The following are from one region of the Odontesthes bonariensis isolate fOdoBon6 chromosome 16, fOdoBon6.hap1, whole genome shotgun sequence genome:
- the LOC142401927 gene encoding olfactory receptor 52D1-like has protein sequence MEDLKPMYFCIFLIIYLIIIVENVLLIEVIHHEKSLHEPMYVLLCNLAVNELYGSTALLPALLVNILSPLHEISLSFCQIQIFAVHTYAITEFTILAVMSYDRYVAICHPLSYHAIMSQRIAKLIVFMWLYPVLGFLIVFIFTLRLPYCGRIIEKVYCVNYLLVKLACTDTSLVNIIGLLSVVLYTGPQLIMIFYSYSHILRICILSFSKSKFKAFRTCTPHLLAIINYSIGCFFEIAHGRFDNSHLTYHTKLFLSLYFLIFPPLLNPTIYGLSTQFIRKRLFRLFSRKSRQVQMM, from the coding sequence ATGGAAGACTTGAAGCCAATGTACTTCTGCATTTTCCTGATTATATATCTAATCATCATTGTTGAGAATGTTTTATTGATTGAAGTGATTCATCATGAAAAATCCCTGCATGAGCCAATGTATGTGCTATTGTGTAATTTGGCTGTGAATGAGCTGTATGGAAGCACTGCCTTATTGCCAGCACTGCTGGTCAACATACTGTCTCCCTTACATGAAATATCCCTTTCATTTTGTCAGATACAGATCTTTGCTGTACACACATATGCCATCACTGAATTCACAATTCTTGCAGTGATGAGCTACGACAGGTATGTGGCCATTTGTCATCCACTGTCTTATCATGCAATCATGTCACAGAGGATAGCTAAACTGATTGTTTTTATGTGGCTTTACCCTGTGCTGGGATTTCtgattgttttcattttcactcTTAGGTTGCCGTATTGTGGCAGAATCATAGAAAAGGTGTACTGTGTTAACTACTTACTTGTAAAACTTGCATGTACAGATACTTCTCTTGTTAACATAATTGGCCTACTGTCTGTAGTTCTTTATACAGGTCCCCAGCTCATCATGATTTTTTACTCATATTCACACATTCTGAGGATTTGTATATTGTCATTCAGTAAATCCAAGTTCAAGGCCTTCAGGACCTGCACTCCCCACCTACTAGCTATTATTAACTATTCTATTGGATGCTTTTTTGAAATAGCACATGGTCGATTTGACAATAGTCACCTAACTTACCATACCAAGTTGTTCTTGTCTCTGTACTTTTTGATATTTCCACCCCTCCTTAATCCCACAATCTACGGTTTGAGTACACAGTTCATAAGGAAACGACTCTTCAGGCTTTTCAGCAGAAAAAGCAGACAAGTGCAAATGATGTAG